One segment of Gopherus evgoodei ecotype Sinaloan lineage chromosome 20, rGopEvg1_v1.p, whole genome shotgun sequence DNA contains the following:
- the LOC115637773 gene encoding G-protein coupled receptor 183-like gives MSNWTARLEVMEAPLGPAHGECEPSDPVQFVLVPLVYCLVLCVGLPGNLVALLAFLQSGQVRKAIRIYLINLTLADILFNLTLPLWIPYYLAGGHWALSDATCRLAGTAYYTATYSAIAFMTLISFDRYCTVRVVRLDLALNRRHRAVAACVLVWLLCLGCAIPSLAAPQTWPGSRGTKCFEQTAWHRNYAYAMVGFFVASFLVVLGAYASIMRSLSATASPGSHRRLARAMVLGMLLVFVVCMAPYHLTLAPWVASRRQSPGCSPPSTLDVLHTLSVALLSLNSCIDPLIYCFAIKRFRADLWRTARKVVRCLPLPPSPLERSIPNVRSSSFTSS, from the coding sequence ATGAGCAATTGGACGGCCAGGCTGGAGGTGATGGAGGCACCCctgggccctgcccatggggagTGTGAGCCGAGTGACCCGGTGCAGTTTGTGCTGGTGCCCCTGGTGTACTGCCTGGTGCTCTGTGTGGGGCTGCCTGGCAACCTGGTGGCCCTGCTGGCCTTTCTGCAGAGTGGCCAGGTGAGGAAGGCCATCCGCATCTACCTCATCAACCTCACGCTGGCCGACATCCTCTTCAACCTCACCCTGCCCCTCTGGATTCCCTACTACCTGGCgggggggcactgggccctcTCGGACGCCACCTGCCGTCTGGCCGGCACGGCCTACTACACAGCCACCTACAGCGCCATCGCCTTCATGACCCTCATCAGCTTCGATCGCTACTGCACCGTCCGGGTGGTCAGGCTGGACCTGGCTCTGAACCGGCGCCACAGGGCTGTGGCAGCTTGCGTGCTGGTCTGGCTGCTGTGCTTGGGCTGTGCCATCCCCTCTCTGGCAGCCCCGCAGACCTGGCCGGGCTCTCGGGGCACCAAGTGCTTTGAGCAGACTGCGTGGCACAGGAACTACGCGTACGCCATGGTGGGCTTCTTCGTGGCCTCCTTCCTGGTGGTGTTGGGTGCCTATGCCTCCATCATGAGGTCGCTCTCGGCCACTGCCTCCCCGGGCAGCCACCGCCGGCTGGCCCGGGCCATGGTGCTGGGCATGCTGCTGGTGTTCGTGGTCTGCATGGCCCCCTATCACCTCACCCTGGCCCCCTGGGTGGCCAGCCGGAggcagagccctggctgcagcccaccCTCCACGCTGGATGTCCTGCACACCCTGAGCGTGGCCCTGCTGAGCCTCAACAGCTGCATCGACCCGCTGATCTACTGCTTCGCCATCAAGCGCTTCCGGGCTGATCTGTGGAGGACGGCGCGCAAGGTCGTCCGGTGCCTcccgctgcccccctccccgctgGAGAGGTCCATACCCAACGTCCGGTCCTCCTCCTTCACCTCCTCCTAG